The proteins below are encoded in one region of Rana temporaria chromosome 2, aRanTem1.1, whole genome shotgun sequence:
- the LOC120928500 gene encoding odorant receptor 131-2-like: MVISNDIPPNITKVSAWDGLNRGVLRTTIISSMSTCFFFFLLFMAAMLTIFFTNSVARETTRYILFIHMLINDAAYLCFALLLFVLNANQVTFPVPVCYLIVTLSSTTIKVTPYNLAVMSLERYVAICFPLRHGEFCTIPRTFLAIALVWTICVIPNIVDFIILCSTVNKSFFLLYLTCSRSTFTIVPMQEVIRIFAYVLTFSLTGLTILFTYIRITLIALRIFSKKESASKAAKTMMLHAVQLMLCMSTFGYSIVEIFTKDYLVLLPSINFCFFMCLPRFISIFIYGARDELFFGYIKRSFVRSASKIVPRSH; this comes from the coding sequence ATGGTGATTTCCAATGATATTCCACCCAATATTACCAAAGTGTCCGCTTGGGATGGCCTAAACAGAGGGGTCCTGAGAACGACGATAATAAGTTCAATGTCTacctgcttcttcttcttcctgctCTTTATGGCCGCCATGTTAACCATCTTCTTCACAAATTCAGTTGCCCGAGAAACAACTCGCTACATCCTTTTTATCCACATGCTCATTAATGACGCGGCCTACCTATGCTTCGCCCTTCTTCTTTTTGTCTTGAATGCCAATCAAGTTACCTTCCCTGTCCCCGTCTGTTACCTTATCGTCACTCTATCCTCGACCACCATCAAGGTCACGCCTTACAATCTGGCGGTGATGTCCTTGGAAAGATACGTTGCCATATGTTTCCCCCTAAGACACGGAGAGTTTTGCACCATTCCAAGAACGTTCCTTGCCATTGCATTGGTATGGACGATATGTGTGATTCCTAACATTGTTGATTTTATTATTCTGTGCTCCACTGTTaacaaaagcttttttttactttatttgacATGCTCCCGGTCCACTTTCACCATCGTCCCTATGCAGGAAGTAATAAGGATTTTTGCCTACGTCTTGACATTTTCCCTCACGGGGCTGACGATCCTCTTTACTTACATCAGAATCACCCTGATTGCGTTGAGGATCTTCTCAAAAAAGGAATCAGCCTCCAAAGCTGCGAAAACCATGATGCTTCATGCTGTTCAGcttatgttgtgcatgtcaacCTTTGGCTACAGCATTGTAGAAATATTCACCAAGGATTATTTAGTTCTTTTACCGTCTATTAATTTCTGTTTTTTCATGTGCCTTCCAAGATTCATCAGTATATTTATCTACGGTGCACGGGATGAACTGTTCTTTGGCTACATAAAGAGATCTTTCGTCCGCAGTGCTTCCAAAATTGTCCCAAGATCACACTGA